From the genome of Vicia villosa cultivar HV-30 ecotype Madison, WI linkage group LG2, Vvil1.0, whole genome shotgun sequence, one region includes:
- the LOC131651353 gene encoding uncharacterized protein LOC131651353, translating into MDRDTALMNVVAKVFSSSNALLCRYHITCNVRRKVNPAVGMKQVETEGGKSVKAGVEKEKYVCEWTDNVRHLENTTTNRVKSEHASLKIWLANNKGDWCRDWDSVNLMIKNQHKEIQTTFVRSITVLEHRFKDNILYSQYIGNVSRAGLNYIFYEAKRGEVIGSDNAKCGCTISKMYGLPCACVIDKNIELGEAIRMDEVILHWKRLSFDDDGCIEREKSHICIISELEMIQERFSKADDNMKIYIKELLQKIGYCETTDMKPLSQAVKKKVAPNKLKPTPNDNSTTRAPSYCEHVDKLFSNSLTPKSQKSQTSSNKEARISKPPPTPILSKIPITKETPIPPKILFIEEMSVFKHRYSERIVNVVGDGNCGYLAVSRLLGNREDSHTLFCHQLIQELKTYKDSYTQLYGEEAKFEAVNEALVPWLGAYAPVLKWMRFPEMGHFIVCGYDRVCIDLTHYDFLETFFPLRTVPPTNPNDCIMCIGWLSKSSHFMQVYLKSGCSIPPTSPEWMLHHTEDVKT; encoded by the exons ATGGACCGTGATACTGCGTTGATGAATGTGGTGGCAAAGGTATTTTCTTCTTCTAAcgcattactttgtcgatatcacataacATGTAATGTGAGAAGGAAGGTTAACCCTGCGGTAGGGATGAAACAAGTAGAGACCGAAGGTGGGAAATCGGTGAAGGCCGGTGTG GAGAAGGAGAAGTATGTGTGTGAGTGGACTGATAATGTCCGACACCTTGAGAATACAACCACCAACAGAGTCAAGTCGGAACATGCTAGTTTGAAAATTTGGTTGGCTAATAACAAGGGTGACTGGTGTCGAGATTGGGACTCTGTAAATCTCATGATTAAAAACCAACACAAGGAGATACAAACAACATTTGTTCGGAGCATAACAGTGTTGGAACATCGATTCAAGGACAACATACTTTATTCTCAATATATCGGTAATGTATCTCGGGCCGGGTTGAACTATATTTTTTACGAGGCCAAACGAGGTGAAGTTATAGGTTCCGATAACGCAAAGTGTGGTTGTACTATTTCTAAAATGTATGGTCTCCCGTGTGCGTGtgttattgataaaaatatagaACTAGGTGAGGCAATAAGAATGGACGAAGTTATCCTTCATTGgaaaagacttagttttgatgatgatggttgcattGAAAGAGAAAAATCACATATATGTATTATTTCCGAATTGGAAATGATACAAGAGAGGTTTTCAAAGGCCGACGACAACATGAAAATCTACATTAAAGAACTATTGCAGAAGATTGGATATTGCGAAACAACCGACATGAAACCGCTTTCTCAAGCGGTTAAGAAAAAGGTTGCTCCGAATAAATTGAAGCCTACACCGAATGACAACTCGACTACACGGGCTCCTTCGTATTGTGAGCATGTTGATAAACTTTTTTCCAACTCACTGACGCCTAAATCTCAAAAatctcaaacaagttcaaacaaagaAGCTCGCATAAGCAAACCGCCTCCGACACCTATTTTGTCGAAAATTCCAATCACCAAAGAGACGCCTATTCCACCAAAAATTTTATTCATCGAAGAGATGTCGGTTTTTAAGCACAGGTACAGCGAACGAATCGTCAATGTTGTGGGGGATGGTAATTGCGGTTACCTGGCCGTCTCGAGGTTGCTTGGTAATAGAGAGGATAGTCATACACTTTTTTGTCATCAACTTATCCAAGAGTTGAAGACGTATAAAGACTCGTACACACAGTTATATGGAGAGGAAGCTAAATTTGAAGCGGTTAACGAAGCTCTTGTTCCTTGGTTGGGCGCTTACGCACCAGTGTTAAAATGGATGAGATTCCCGGAAATGGGACATTTTATTGTATGCGGGTATGATAGGGTGTGCATTGACTTGACGCATTATGATTTTTTGGAAACCTTTTTCCCCCTTCGGACCGTACCACCAACAAATCCAAATGATTGCATCATGTGTATTGGATGGCTTTCAAAATCGAGTCATTTTATGCAAGTTTACCTGAAATCGGGATGCTCCATACCTCCTACGTCACCAGAATGGATGCTTCATCATACCGAAGATGTCAAGACGTAG
- the LOC131651354 gene encoding factor of DNA methylation 4-like produces MYRQSDLEYYRGRYFLELKHDYHKLEVSDSTFRCPFCFNKDYYSLTELLRHASRIAADSHGETVKEIAKHSALERYLDFKISGNKSHDMMNVDTDMSLNVSSAEGQSFNLNVAKGKSPRVNVADDQSLAMVIAKDRSLDMVISKDQSLDVVIAKDKSPVVNTTAEDEFVWPWMVVLANNVTKFDPNCRKYIGKSHKKIKEELYAKGFQPLKVTALWNIRGQTPFVIVAFGKEWDGFNNALQLERSFESEQCGKRDYLGLRERGEKLFGWMARANDYNSRDIVGKHLRENGDLKTVSGKEAEDNRKALKLVSGLANTLKQKNMELEQTASKYDEANAFLNRVMNQKEEMLEHFNKEISKMRNVERNYMEKVSKDHEKAMLELEARRKELSSREENLQKRQADNHSERNKLYLEKKNNEMAIAEQQKADDKMMRLAEEHQKEKDKLHKKIHDLERGLDAKQALELEIERLRGAFHVMNHIGETDLEEQKKLEAIKVDLREKEEQLEGVEDLQQTLVIQERKTNDELQDARKKLISWIGCPKNTSRVIISVKRMGELDIKPFEEASKKKFPAEGNGKAAQRKLADERNMKAIQWCSQWDEYLRDPSWHPFKIVTDKEGNSKEILDENDEKLKSLRDELGDEVHDAVATALKELNEYNPSGRYPVPELWNFREGRKASLKEGVAHLIRQWKSSKQKKA; encoded by the exons ATGTACCGACAATCTGATTTGGAATACTACCGGGGTAGATATTTCCTTGAGTTGAAACATGATTATCACAAACTCGAAGTCTCCGACTCAACATTTCGGTGTCCGTTCTGTTTCAACAAGGACTATTACTCTTTGACTGAGCTTCTCAGACACGCATCAAGGATTGCTGCTGACTCGCATGGTGAAACTGTGAAAGAAATTGCTAAGCACTCTGCTCTTGAAAGGTATCTTGACTTCAAAATTTCTGGTAATAAGTCGCATGATATGATGAATGTGGATACCGATATGTCACTTAATGTGAGTAGTGCTGAGGGccagtcatttaatttgaatgtTGCTAAAGGGAAATCACCTAGAGTGAATGTTGCTGATGATCAGTCACTTGCTATGGTTATTGCTAAGGATAGGTCACTTGATATGGTTATTTCTAAGGATCAGTCACTTGATGTGGTCATTGCTAAGGATAAGTCACCTGTTGTGAATACTACTGCTGAAGATGAGTTTGTCTGGCCTTGGATGGTGGTTCTGGCAAACAATGTTACCAAATTTGACCCCAACTGTCGTAAGTATATAGGAAAGAGTCATAAGAAAATTAAGGAGGAGCTGTACGCGAAAGGGTTTCAGCCGCTGAAAGTTACTGCACTGTGGAATATTAGAGGGCAAACACCTTTTGTGATTGTTGCATTTGGAAAAGAATGGGATGGTTTCAACAATGCTTTGCAGCTAGAAAGAAGCTTTGAATCAGAACAGTGTGGTAAGAGAGATTACCTGGGTTTAAGGGAGCGAGGAGAGAAACTCTTTGGGTGGATGGCACGTGCCAATGACTATAATTCCAGGGATATTGTGGGCAAACACCTCCGCGAAAACGGGGATTTGAAAACTGTTTCTGGAAAAGAAGCCGAGGATAATAGGAAAGCTTTGAAGCTTGTATCTGGTTTGGCTAACACTCTAAAGCAGAAGAACATGGAATTGGAACAAACGGCAAGCAAGTATGATGAGGCTAATGCATTCCTAAACAGAGTGATGAACCAAAAAGAGGAGATGCTTGAACACTTTAACAAAG AAATAAGCAAGATGCGGAATGTCGAACGCAATTATATGGAAAAGGTGTCCAAGGATCATGAAAAAGCCATGCTGGAATTGGAGGCTAGGAGAAAGGAACTTTCCTCCCGTGAAGAGAATCTGCAGAAGCGTCAAGCAGATAATCATAGTGAGAGAAATAAGCTATACCTTGAGAAGAAAAAT AATGAGATGGCCATAGCAGAGCAACAAAAGGCTGACGACAAAATGATGCGTTTGGCTGAAGAACATCAG AAAGAGAAAGACAAACTTCACAAGAAAATCCATGACCTAGAGAGAGGACTTGATGCAAAGCAAGCATTGGAATTGGAAATTGAACGGCTGAGAGGAGCTTTCCATGTAATGAACCACATTGGAGAGACTGATCTGGAAGAGCAGAAAAAACTGGAGGCGATCAAAGTGGATCTGCGTGAAAAGGAAGAGCAACTGGAAGGGGTGGAAGATCTTCAACAAACATTGGTTATTCAGGAGCGCAAAACTAATGACGAGTTGCAAGATGCCCGCAAAAAATTAATCAGT TGGATTGGCTGCCCAAAGAACACTTCTCGAGTCATAATTTCTGTGAAAAGGATGGGAGAGCTTGATATTAAGCCGTTTGAAGAGGcatccaagaaaaagtttccGGCTGAAGGGAATGGGAAAGCAGCTCAGAGAAAACTTGCCGATGAAAGGAACATGAAAGCAATTCAGTGGTGCTCACAGTGGGATGAATATCTTAGAGATCCAAGCTGGCATCCATTCAAAATTGTGACTGATAAAGAAGGGAATTCCAAG GAAATTttagatgaaaatgatgaaaaactTAAAAGTTTGAGGGATGAACTCGGAGACGAGGTGCATGATGCAGTAGCTACAGCTCTGAAGGAATTAAATGAATACAATCCTAGTGGCAGATATCCGGTACCTGAGCTCTGGAATTTTAGGGAAGGAAGGAAGGCTTCGTTGAAAGAGGGTGTTGCCCATTTGATAAGGCAATGGAAGTCATCAAAGCAAAAGAAAGCTTGA